A region from the Sphingomonas flavescens genome encodes:
- a CDS encoding thiamine pyrophosphate-dependent enzyme, whose amino-acid sequence MSDKDPSLRRNAPRLALHVPEPAFRPGDTPDFSSVQVPAAGSAARPDTTAAAADTHPLATQLVRVLGEDNQAVGPWDPKLAPDTLRKMLRDMVTVRIFDDRMYRSQRQGKTSFYMKCTGEEAIAVAAQTALDRDDMHFPTYRQQGLLVARGYPLTEMMNQIYSNRGDKLKGRQLPIMYSDKAHGFFSISGNLATQFPQAVGWAMGAAIKGDSRIAMGWVGDGATAEGDFHSALTFAAVYNAPVILAVVNNQWAISSFSGIAGAERATFAQRAVGYGVATLRVDGNDALAVYAAVNWAAERARANGGPTLIEFFTYRAEGHSTSDDPSGYRPTNEAKLWPLGDPIERLKAHLLAIREWDEERHAAMTAECDAAVRAAQKESEKLGILPEQGKDDIGSVFTDVYADVPWHLAEQREQALAEGGE is encoded by the coding sequence CGCGGCACGGCCCGATACGACGGCCGCCGCAGCGGATACGCATCCGCTCGCGACGCAACTCGTCCGGGTGCTCGGCGAGGACAATCAGGCGGTCGGCCCATGGGACCCCAAGCTCGCGCCCGACACCCTGCGCAAGATGCTGCGCGACATGGTCACCGTCCGCATCTTCGACGACCGCATGTACCGCTCGCAGCGGCAGGGGAAGACGAGCTTCTACATGAAGTGCACGGGCGAGGAGGCGATCGCCGTCGCCGCCCAGACGGCGCTCGACCGGGACGACATGCATTTTCCGACCTACCGCCAGCAGGGGCTGCTCGTCGCGCGCGGCTATCCGCTGACGGAGATGATGAACCAGATCTACTCCAACCGCGGCGACAAGTTGAAGGGGCGCCAGCTGCCGATCATGTATTCGGACAAGGCGCACGGCTTCTTCTCCATCTCCGGCAACCTCGCCACGCAATTCCCGCAGGCCGTCGGCTGGGCGATGGGTGCGGCGATCAAGGGCGACAGCCGCATTGCGATGGGCTGGGTCGGCGACGGTGCGACCGCAGAAGGCGACTTCCACAGCGCCTTGACCTTCGCCGCCGTATACAACGCGCCGGTCATCCTGGCGGTGGTCAACAACCAGTGGGCGATCTCCAGCTTTTCGGGCATCGCCGGCGCCGAGCGCGCCACCTTTGCGCAGCGCGCGGTGGGCTATGGCGTTGCAACGCTCCGCGTCGACGGCAATGACGCGCTCGCCGTATACGCTGCGGTCAATTGGGCGGCCGAGCGTGCGCGCGCCAATGGCGGCCCAACGCTGATCGAGTTCTTCACCTATCGCGCCGAGGGTCATTCCACGTCGGACGACCCGTCAGGCTACCGGCCGACCAACGAAGCGAAGCTATGGCCGCTGGGCGACCCGATCGAGCGGCTGAAGGCGCATTTGCTGGCGATCCGCGAGTGGGACGAGGAACGGCACGCCGCGATGACCGCCGAATGCGATGCCGCCGTCCGCGCCGCGCAGAAGGAATCCGAAAAACTCGGCATCCTGCCGGAGCAGGGCAAGGACGACATCGGCTCGGTGTTCACCGACGTCTATGCCGACGTGCCTTGGCATCTGGCCGAGCAGCGCGAGCAGGCGCTTGCTGAGGGAGGCGAATAA